From the Leucobacter tenebrionis genome, one window contains:
- a CDS encoding APC family permease, producing MSSPSPSSDDVGGRDGDALELADYGYQQELKRSLSLWSVFALGFATISPVVGIYAVVQLGFTFAGPLWLWAVLIAFVGQFFVATVYAQLASQFPMTGGVYQWVRRLAGPRLGWMTGWVYLAAAIASLSTVAYLGGVWMKALVGDTADNAGGLVLYGAIFLVVALGINLLGVNPVKHFLSAGIVAEGVASIVVSLLLIVFFMHNDLGTLFSTLGAEANAGGSVFSGFLVCLAVAGWAFLGFDATTQVAEEAHEPRRTVPRAMLRSFLFVGITVLLSGTAVTLSLQDPARAVNGELADPVLASITEAFGGWSEKPFIVVVLIAFFACAISIQTYIGRMVYSFARDRQIPFAKPLSRIGKKEIPHVSLVTTAVLAGAGLLLGLNGNAAATLISFGSGGFYIVFLIVASVALWARLTGRWDPSRGSFRLGRFGLVVNVIAVIWLLFEVVNVAWPRVELAPVDGTWVQVWAVILVFSVLIVIGLIYLAVKKPHLEVADPAQKQEVAR from the coding sequence AGCAGGAGCTCAAACGCTCCCTCTCGCTGTGGTCCGTGTTCGCGCTCGGCTTCGCGACCATCTCCCCCGTCGTCGGTATCTACGCGGTCGTGCAGCTCGGCTTCACGTTCGCAGGCCCGCTGTGGCTCTGGGCTGTGCTGATCGCCTTCGTCGGCCAGTTCTTCGTCGCGACCGTGTACGCCCAGCTCGCCTCGCAGTTCCCGATGACCGGCGGCGTGTACCAGTGGGTGCGCCGTCTCGCCGGGCCGCGGCTCGGGTGGATGACGGGGTGGGTCTATCTCGCGGCGGCCATCGCCTCGCTCTCGACGGTGGCCTACCTCGGCGGAGTCTGGATGAAGGCGCTCGTCGGCGACACCGCGGACAACGCGGGCGGCCTCGTGCTCTACGGCGCGATCTTCCTCGTCGTCGCTCTGGGAATCAACCTGCTGGGCGTGAACCCGGTGAAGCACTTCCTGAGCGCGGGGATCGTCGCGGAGGGTGTGGCCTCGATCGTGGTGAGCCTGCTTCTGATCGTCTTCTTCATGCACAACGATCTCGGCACCCTGTTCAGCACCCTCGGCGCCGAGGCGAACGCGGGCGGGTCGGTGTTCTCGGGCTTCCTCGTCTGCCTCGCGGTCGCGGGCTGGGCGTTCCTCGGCTTCGACGCGACGACCCAGGTCGCCGAGGAAGCTCATGAGCCGCGCCGCACGGTGCCGCGCGCGATGCTGCGATCCTTCCTGTTCGTCGGCATCACGGTGCTGCTGAGCGGCACCGCCGTGACACTCTCGCTGCAGGATCCGGCTCGCGCCGTGAACGGCGAGCTCGCAGACCCGGTGCTCGCCTCGATCACCGAGGCGTTCGGCGGCTGGAGCGAGAAGCCGTTCATCGTCGTCGTGCTCATCGCGTTCTTCGCCTGCGCCATCTCGATCCAGACCTACATCGGGCGCATGGTCTACAGCTTCGCCCGCGACCGCCAGATCCCCTTCGCGAAGCCGCTCTCGCGGATCGGGAAGAAGGAGATCCCCCACGTCTCTCTGGTCACCACCGCCGTTCTCGCCGGAGCCGGTCTGCTGCTCGGCCTCAACGGCAACGCCGCGGCCACGCTGATCTCGTTCGGCTCGGGCGGCTTCTACATCGTCTTCCTGATCGTGGCCTCGGTCGCCCTGTGGGCGCGCCTCACCGGACGCTGGGATCCGAGCCGCGGATCGTTCAGGCTCGGTCGCTTCGGTCTGGTCGTCAACGTGATCGCCGTGATCTGGCTGCTGTTCGAGGTCGTCAACGTCGCCTGGCCGCGGGTCGAGCTCGCGCCCGTCGACGGCACCTGGGTGCAGGTGTGGGCCGTGATCCTGGTGTTCAGCGTGCTCATCGTGATCGGGCTGATCTATCTGGCCGTGAAGAAACCCCATCTCGAAGTCGCGGATCCCGCGCAGAAACAGGAGGTCGCGCGATGA
- a CDS encoding zinc-binding dehydrogenase, with translation MNATAPAIVFEPGAGLRVREVSVRAPRAGEVAVEIRAAGVCHSDLHILNGDWPEERPLVLGHEAAGVVTEVGEGVELQPGDHVVLSWFAPCGRCDRCASGKAWLCTGTRAVENVLPDGGTAFSSNGEEVWPFLGLGAFTGTVVVPRSAAIKVAPELPFEVGALLGCAVTTGVGAAVNTAQVRPGETAVVVGCGGVGLATIMGLRLAGAGTIVAVDLSAERREAAERFGATVTLDGAAVDVVAWCQEHLGGADYAFEAVGSPRLIEQLPAMIRAGGAAVVVGMPPIGAKVPIDAFDLADQGKRILGCNYGSSVAAIDIPRLAGLYLAGRLPLDQLVGATRPLREAELAFEDLKAGIGLRGILIPETETETEA, from the coding sequence ATGAACGCCACCGCACCAGCCATCGTCTTCGAACCCGGCGCGGGGCTCCGCGTCCGCGAGGTATCGGTTCGCGCGCCGCGCGCAGGGGAGGTCGCGGTCGAGATCCGCGCGGCCGGGGTCTGCCACTCCGATCTGCATATCCTGAACGGGGACTGGCCCGAGGAGCGCCCGCTCGTGCTGGGGCACGAGGCTGCGGGGGTCGTGACGGAGGTCGGCGAAGGCGTCGAGCTGCAGCCGGGCGACCACGTCGTGCTGTCGTGGTTCGCGCCGTGCGGTCGCTGCGATCGCTGCGCCTCGGGGAAGGCCTGGCTCTGCACCGGCACCCGTGCCGTCGAGAACGTCCTGCCCGACGGCGGTACGGCCTTCAGCTCGAACGGCGAAGAGGTGTGGCCGTTCCTCGGCCTCGGCGCCTTCACCGGCACGGTGGTCGTGCCGCGCTCCGCAGCGATCAAGGTGGCGCCCGAGCTGCCGTTCGAGGTGGGCGCGCTGCTCGGCTGCGCGGTGACCACGGGCGTGGGCGCGGCGGTGAACACCGCGCAGGTGCGTCCCGGTGAGACGGCGGTGGTCGTCGGCTGCGGGGGCGTCGGGCTCGCGACCATCATGGGTCTGCGCCTGGCCGGGGCGGGCACGATCGTCGCGGTCGATCTCTCCGCCGAACGGCGCGAGGCCGCCGAGCGCTTCGGCGCGACCGTGACCCTCGACGGGGCGGCGGTCGACGTGGTCGCCTGGTGCCAGGAGCACCTCGGCGGGGCCGACTACGCCTTCGAGGCGGTCGGCAGCCCGCGCCTCATCGAGCAGCTGCCCGCGATGATCCGGGCGGGCGGGGCGGCCGTGGTCGTGGGCATGCCCCCGATCGGCGCGAAGGTGCCGATCGACGCCTTCGATCTGGCGGATCAGGGCAAGCGCATCCTCGGCTGCAACTACGGATCGAGCGTCGCCGCGATCGACATCCCCCGTCTCGCGGGGCTGTACCTCGCCGGGCGTCTGCCGCTCGACCAGCTCGTGGGTGCGACTCGCCCCCTGCGGGAGGCGGAGCTCGCGTTCGAGGATCTCAAGGCCGGTATCGGCCTGCGGGGGATCCTGATCCCCGAGACTGAGACCGAGACCGAGGCCTGA
- a CDS encoding helix-turn-helix domain-containing protein yields the protein MRPVHPTADETPVRIGAQLRSSRLAQAMTLEQLAGATGLTKGFLSRIERDDTMPSVPTLVQICQALSLPVGNLFEAPDMQRVALADAPRINMGGSGADERLVTPRTEERVQLLRSSLKPHASGGDELYTVNCSVETMHVIAGTVSLVFAGREETLDAGDTLTFPGRTPHSWRTGEAGAEVVWVLVPAAWSGSA from the coding sequence ATGCGACCCGTGCACCCCACGGCCGACGAGACGCCGGTGCGGATCGGCGCCCAGCTGCGCTCCTCCCGCCTCGCCCAGGCGATGACGCTCGAGCAGCTCGCCGGGGCGACCGGCTTGACGAAGGGCTTCCTCAGCCGCATCGAACGCGACGACACCATGCCGAGCGTGCCCACGCTCGTGCAGATCTGCCAGGCGCTCTCGCTTCCCGTCGGCAACCTGTTCGAGGCCCCCGACATGCAGCGAGTCGCCCTCGCCGACGCGCCCCGCATCAACATGGGCGGCTCGGGCGCCGACGAACGGCTGGTCACTCCCCGCACGGAGGAGCGGGTGCAGCTGCTGCGCTCGTCCCTGAAACCGCACGCGAGCGGGGGCGACGAGCTCTACACCGTCAACTGCAGCGTCGAGACGATGCATGTGATCGCCGGCACCGTGAGCCTGGTGTTCGCGGGCCGCGAGGAGACGCTGGACGCCGGGGACACGCTGACCTTCCCGGGCCGCACTCCGCACAGCTGGCGCACCGGGGAGGCCGGGGCCGAGGTGGTGTGGGTGCTGGTGCCCGCGGCGTGGAGCGGATCGGCATAG
- the speB gene encoding agmatinase, translating into MTDHTPQGPVDASLTPRYAGIATFAKLPRIEDVPAADIAVVGVPFDTGVSFRPGARFGPSHVREASRLLRPYNPAQDISPFARKQVVDAGDIVANPFSLDEAVRQVEEAATELGEKVDKIVTIGGDHTIALPLLRAINKKHGPVAVLHFDAHLDTWDTYFGAPTTHGTPFRRASEEGLIDLTASMHGGTRGPLYGKSDLEDDVKLGFQIVTSEFIEEHGIPAALEKIRERVGDKPLYISIDIDVLDPSHAPGTGTPEAGGLTSREMLRLIRGLADLQIVGADVVEVAPAYDHAQITAVAASHVVYELVSAMAGRD; encoded by the coding sequence GTGACCGACCACACCCCCCAGGGGCCCGTCGACGCCAGCCTCACCCCGCGCTACGCCGGAATCGCAACCTTCGCCAAGCTGCCGCGCATCGAGGACGTACCCGCTGCCGACATCGCGGTCGTCGGCGTCCCCTTCGACACCGGCGTCAGCTTCCGCCCGGGCGCTCGCTTCGGTCCCTCGCACGTGCGCGAGGCCTCGCGTCTCCTGCGCCCCTACAACCCGGCGCAGGACATCTCTCCGTTCGCCCGCAAGCAGGTCGTCGACGCCGGTGACATCGTGGCGAACCCGTTCAGCCTCGATGAGGCCGTGCGCCAGGTCGAGGAGGCCGCGACCGAACTCGGCGAGAAGGTCGACAAGATCGTCACGATCGGCGGCGACCACACGATCGCACTGCCGCTGCTACGCGCCATCAACAAGAAGCACGGGCCGGTCGCGGTGCTGCACTTCGACGCCCACCTCGACACCTGGGACACCTACTTCGGCGCTCCCACGACGCACGGCACCCCCTTCCGCCGCGCATCGGAGGAGGGCCTCATCGATCTCACCGCCTCGATGCACGGCGGCACCCGCGGCCCCCTCTACGGCAAGAGCGACCTCGAGGACGATGTGAAGCTCGGCTTCCAGATCGTCACCAGCGAGTTCATCGAGGAGCACGGGATCCCCGCCGCGCTTGAGAAGATCCGCGAGCGCGTGGGCGATAAGCCGCTCTACATCTCGATCGACATCGATGTGCTGGATCCCTCGCACGCGCCGGGCACCGGCACGCCCGAGGCAGGCGGTCTCACCAGCCGCGAGATGCTCCGACTCATCCGCGGCCTCGCCGATCTGCAGATCGTGGGCGCCGACGTCGTCGAGGTCGCCCCGGCCTACGACCACGCGCAGATCACCGCCGTCGCCGCGAGCCACGTCGTGTACGAGCTCGTGAGCGCCATGGCCGGACGCGACTGA
- a CDS encoding YybH family protein, with product MRTPTEAEVLAAADAIIEAFAATDTDAYFAGFAPDASFVFHPEPARLNSRAEYEALWAGWLASGWRVTACSSSERLVQTFPGGAVFSHTVATSIDSADGPDSYVERESIIFRSVEDGLEAIHEHLSTVPTEEGAA from the coding sequence ATGCGCACCCCCACAGAGGCCGAGGTGCTCGCCGCGGCCGACGCCATCATCGAGGCGTTCGCCGCAACCGATACCGACGCTTACTTCGCCGGGTTCGCCCCGGACGCCAGCTTCGTGTTCCACCCCGAGCCGGCCCGCCTGAACTCCCGCGCCGAGTACGAAGCGCTCTGGGCGGGATGGCTCGCCTCCGGATGGCGAGTCACGGCCTGCAGCTCCAGTGAGCGTCTCGTGCAGACCTTCCCCGGCGGAGCGGTGTTCAGCCACACCGTCGCGACGAGCATCGACTCCGCAGACGGCCCCGACTCGTACGTCGAGCGCGAGAGCATCATCTTCCGGTCGGTCGAGGACGGACTCGAGGCCATCCACGAGCACCTCTCGACCGTGCCGACCGAGGAGGGCGCGGCGTGA
- a CDS encoding purine-cytosine permease family protein has translation MTSPETMAVSLDGHDDSAGPVRGTQSLLRIAMIWLAANLVVTTLLTGTLFTPAVSFGTASAMIVVGTLIGVVVLVLIGNMGTRTGLPTMALTRGSFGIRGSLLPAAANLIILMGWSWVQAMLAGVTVNYLVHEATGFSNPMLFSAICQAIVVVLAIFGHTGISRVEPWLALAILVVMGFVFAAAFGAFSPAEFAAIPVDASLGGTPFITLDMVIATAISWTVLSADMNRHAKSSTAGIVGSGIGYTLSTSISMFLGLVAFSAVLLRGHEAIPFDPSVIVAEFGWPLGIAIFLSVMATNTMVVFGMVTSVVNAQSKWHLRFLPTAIVLGVISVIGSTFLGLLNQFTDFLFVISAFFVPVFAIMIADYYLLKRRGYSRQILHERPESRYWYAGGVNWIAVGVWVIGAALSYVLAYVVPSPIGANIPAFAVSFLLYLGLMVLIGRGGALGLRDPRDANPTGHLLDGADETAALRLEG, from the coding sequence GTGACCTCTCCCGAGACGATGGCCGTCAGCCTCGACGGCCACGATGACTCCGCTGGGCCGGTCCGCGGCACGCAATCGCTGCTGAGGATCGCGATGATCTGGTTGGCGGCGAACCTCGTCGTCACCACCCTGCTGACCGGCACCCTGTTCACGCCGGCGGTCTCGTTCGGCACGGCATCGGCCATGATTGTGGTCGGCACCCTCATCGGCGTCGTGGTGCTGGTGCTGATCGGCAACATGGGTACTCGCACCGGCCTGCCGACCATGGCGCTCACGCGCGGATCGTTCGGCATTCGCGGCAGCCTGCTCCCCGCGGCCGCGAACCTCATCATCCTGATGGGGTGGAGTTGGGTGCAGGCCATGCTCGCGGGGGTCACCGTCAACTACCTCGTGCACGAGGCGACCGGGTTCTCGAACCCGATGCTCTTCTCGGCGATCTGCCAGGCCATCGTCGTGGTGCTCGCGATCTTCGGTCACACGGGCATCTCGCGGGTCGAGCCGTGGCTGGCGCTCGCGATCCTCGTGGTCATGGGCTTCGTCTTCGCGGCCGCGTTCGGCGCCTTCAGCCCGGCCGAGTTCGCCGCGATCCCGGTCGACGCGTCCCTGGGCGGCACCCCGTTCATCACACTCGACATGGTCATCGCGACCGCGATCTCGTGGACGGTGCTCTCGGCCGACATGAACCGGCACGCGAAGAGCAGCACCGCCGGGATCGTCGGATCGGGGATCGGCTACACCCTGTCGACGTCGATCTCGATGTTCCTGGGCCTGGTCGCCTTCAGCGCCGTGCTGCTGCGCGGGCACGAGGCGATCCCGTTCGACCCGTCTGTGATCGTGGCGGAGTTCGGGTGGCCGCTCGGCATCGCGATCTTCCTGTCGGTGATGGCGACGAACACGATGGTGGTGTTCGGCATGGTCACCTCGGTGGTCAACGCTCAGTCGAAGTGGCACCTCAGGTTCCTGCCCACCGCGATCGTGCTCGGCGTGATCTCGGTGATCGGTTCGACCTTCCTGGGGCTGCTGAATCAGTTCACCGACTTCCTGTTCGTCATCAGCGCGTTCTTCGTGCCGGTCTTCGCGATCATGATCGCCGATTACTACCTGCTGAAGCGCCGCGGGTACTCGCGGCAGATCCTGCACGAGCGGCCGGAGAGCCGGTACTGGTACGCGGGCGGCGTGAACTGGATCGCCGTGGGGGTCTGGGTGATCGGCGCGGCGCTGTCGTACGTGCTCGCCTATGTGGTGCCGAGCCCGATCGGCGCGAACATCCCGGCGTTCGCGGTGAGCTTCCTGCTGTACCTGGGGCTCATGGTGCTGATCGGAAGGGGCGGTGCGCTGGGGCTTCGGGATCCGCGCGACGCGAATCCCACCGGGCACCTGCTCGACGGCGCCGACGAGACCGCCGCGCTGCGACTGGAAGGCTGA